In a genomic window of Tissierella sp. Yu-01:
- a CDS encoding amidohydrolase: MRTILINGKIYVEKDNFQEAIFIENGVIKQVGTNEDILKNESDKIIDLYGKTVLPGFNDSHLHLSGVGDAMSSCNLTSARSIDDVITLGRNFMADNPGLAAMAGRGWNQDYFTTGEKRMITHHDLDKISTEIPIVFTRVCGHMATGNTKALEVLGVDENTRVEGGIIELGNDDKPNGVFCENATALLSSAIPEKTDEDIANEILKAADYAISLGITSVQSCDAGHSDFQRMFNIIHSIYNGEKTKLRYGHQFNFQDINDFKKYLETEFKNDQYNEKFLSRGALKLFIDGSLGARTALMLKDYEDAPGTIGVKVLTDEQLDEICNLATENGIRIVTHGIGDGAIECIINAYERTMENGENTLRHGIVHNQITSMKQLERISKLNIPVMYQPIFLDYDLNIVEDRVGKELASTSYAFNTLYKLGAPISFGTDSPVEDCNPWNNLYCAVTRMGLNSKPEGGFYPKEKMDLQDAIDCYTYGSAYNEFKEDFKGRLQPGYVADLIVLDRDIFTIAQTEIKDITVEKTMIDGEFVYQK; encoded by the coding sequence ATGAGAACAATTTTAATAAACGGTAAAATTTATGTTGAGAAAGATAATTTTCAAGAAGCAATTTTTATTGAAAATGGAGTCATAAAGCAAGTAGGAACTAATGAGGATATATTGAAAAATGAATCTGATAAAATTATAGATTTATATGGTAAAACAGTCTTACCTGGGTTTAATGATAGTCACCTACATTTATCTGGAGTCGGCGATGCGATGTCATCCTGTAATCTAACTTCAGCCAGATCAATTGATGATGTTATAACATTAGGTAGAAATTTCATGGCGGACAACCCGGGATTAGCTGCTATGGCCGGTAGAGGTTGGAATCAAGACTATTTCACAACTGGCGAAAAAAGAATGATTACTCACCATGATTTGGACAAAATTTCAACAGAAATTCCAATAGTATTTACAAGAGTATGTGGTCATATGGCTACTGGTAATACAAAGGCCTTGGAAGTACTTGGCGTTGACGAAAACACAAGAGTTGAAGGTGGAATTATTGAACTTGGTAACGATGATAAACCAAATGGGGTATTTTGTGAAAATGCCACTGCCCTATTGAGTTCAGCTATTCCAGAGAAGACTGATGAGGATATTGCAAATGAAATCCTTAAAGCTGCTGACTATGCCATAAGCCTTGGAATAACGTCAGTGCAATCATGTGATGCTGGGCATAGTGATTTTCAACGTATGTTTAATATTATTCATAGTATTTATAATGGTGAGAAAACCAAATTAAGATACGGTCATCAATTTAATTTCCAAGATATTAATGATTTCAAGAAATATCTTGAGACAGAATTTAAAAATGATCAATATAATGAAAAATTCTTATCAAGGGGTGCTTTAAAGCTATTTATAGATGGGTCACTAGGTGCAAGAACAGCGTTGATGTTAAAGGATTATGAAGATGCACCAGGAACTATTGGTGTCAAGGTATTAACAGATGAACAATTAGATGAAATATGCAATTTAGCCACAGAAAATGGTATAAGAATTGTAACTCATGGTATCGGTGATGGAGCTATTGAATGTATTATAAATGCATATGAAAGAACAATGGAAAATGGTGAAAATACACTGCGTCATGGAATTGTTCACAATCAAATTACAAGTATGAAACAATTAGAGAGAATTTCAAAGTTAAATATTCCAGTAATGTATCAGCCAATTTTTTTAGATTATGATTTAAATATTGTTGAAGATAGAGTTGGAAAGGAACTTGCAAGCACATCATATGCTTTCAATACCCTTTATAAATTAGGTGCGCCAATAAGCTTTGGTACTGACTCTCCCGTTGAGGATTGCAACCCATGGAACAATTTATATTGTGCAGTTACTAGAATGGGGCTAAATAGTAAACCTGAAGGCGGATTCTATCCAAAGGAAAAAATGGACTTGCAAGATGCTATTGATTGCTACACTTATGGTAGTGCTTACAATGAATTCAAAGAGGATTTCAAGGGTCGATTACAACCTGGATATGTAGCAGACTTAATAGTATTAGACAGAGATATATTCACTATTGCTCAAACAGAAATTAAAGATATCACTGTTGAAAAAACAATGATTGATGGAGAATTTGTATACCAAAAATAG
- the dapF gene encoding diaminopimelate epimerase encodes MEFTKIQGVGNDFIIINNMELKLPVNNLSYIANKLCKRKLSVGADGLMVVDYPDGDANFKMRFLNSDGSIGEMCGNGARCIARYAYINNIAPKSMTFETLAGLVSAEILENRIVKVRLNNPEIIELEMDINIDDNIYKCSYIELGNPGLPHLVVNYPGLRNTKESEILELGRSLRYYKKLPKGANVNFYDVLDMNTVVVKTYERGVEDFTLGCGSGSGATAIVLILLNYLKNNKVKILVPGGELFIEVERNEKTIEKLYLIGETNIIAVGQILDEDLIT; translated from the coding sequence TTGGAATTTACTAAAATTCAGGGCGTTGGGAATGATTTTATAATTATTAATAACATGGAATTAAAACTACCTGTAAATAACTTATCTTATATAGCTAATAAACTATGTAAGAGGAAATTATCTGTTGGGGCAGATGGATTAATGGTTGTAGACTATCCAGATGGTGATGCAAATTTTAAGATGCGTTTTTTAAATTCTGATGGGAGCATTGGTGAAATGTGCGGTAATGGAGCAAGATGTATTGCTAGATATGCATATATAAATAATATTGCTCCTAAGAGTATGACCTTCGAAACATTGGCTGGTTTAGTATCAGCAGAAATTCTTGAGAATAGAATAGTAAAAGTCAGATTAAATAACCCTGAAATCATTGAATTGGAAATGGATATAAATATTGACGATAATATTTATAAATGTTCTTATATTGAATTAGGAAACCCTGGCCTCCCCCATTTAGTTGTAAATTATCCGGGACTTAGAAATACTAAAGAATCTGAAATCTTAGAATTGGGAAGAAGTTTAAGATATTATAAAAAGCTTCCAAAAGGGGCCAATGTGAACTTTTATGATGTTTTAGATATGAACACAGTTGTTGTTAAAACCTATGAAAGAGGAGTTGAAGACTTTACCCTAGGCTGTGGATCAGGTTCAGGAGCAACAGCTATAGTTCTTATTCTTTTAAATTATTTAAAGAACAATAAAGTAAAAATTTTAGTACCTGGTGGAGAATTATTTATTGAAGTTGAAAGAAATGAAAAAACGATAGAAAAATTATACCTAATTGGTGAGACCAATATAATTGCAGTTGGTCAAATATTGGATGAGGATTTAATTACATGA
- a CDS encoding dicarboxylate/amino acid:cation symporter encodes MNKKSIWLNYRFPIVLIISIVIGSIIGVIFGEKATLLKPLGDIFLNLMFTAVTPLVFLTIASAVGNMVNMKRLGKILGNMFLTFIVTGLIAAILIIIVVKIFPPAEGVNIAIETVEELEKITLTEQIVNALTVNDFSKLLSRSNMMPLIVFSILFGYCVSFFGENNMVAKGLDALSKVMMKLINVIMLYAPIGLGAYFASLIGEFGPQLLGAYAKAMAIYYPLCAFYFVVAFAGYTYFSGGKPAVKSFFKNIINPTITSIATQSSIATLPVNLEAAERIGVPKDIREIILPIGATMHMDGTVISSILKISFLYGIFNQDFSGIGTFVIAIAISILSGVVMSGIPGGGLIGEMLIVNLFGFPPEAFPIIATIGFLVDPPATCINSTGDTVAAMIVTRLIEGKNWMSET; translated from the coding sequence ATGAATAAGAAAAGTATTTGGCTAAACTATCGTTTCCCAATAGTTCTAATCATTTCAATTGTTATAGGTAGTATTATAGGAGTTATCTTTGGAGAAAAAGCAACTTTGCTTAAGCCTCTTGGTGACATTTTTCTAAACTTAATGTTCACTGCTGTTACTCCATTAGTATTTTTAACCATAGCAAGTGCTGTGGGTAACATGGTCAATATGAAAAGGCTAGGTAAGATATTAGGTAATATGTTCTTAACCTTCATAGTTACAGGATTAATTGCAGCTATATTGATTATTATTGTAGTTAAAATATTCCCTCCGGCTGAAGGTGTAAACATTGCAATAGAAACCGTTGAAGAATTAGAAAAGATTACCCTCACAGAACAAATTGTAAATGCACTTACAGTTAATGATTTTAGCAAATTACTATCGAGATCCAATATGATGCCTTTAATAGTATTTTCAATTTTATTTGGGTACTGTGTCAGCTTTTTTGGAGAAAATAACATGGTTGCAAAAGGATTAGATGCTCTTTCAAAGGTAATGATGAAATTAATAAATGTAATTATGCTTTACGCTCCAATAGGATTAGGTGCCTATTTTGCCAGCCTGATTGGTGAATTTGGTCCTCAGTTATTGGGAGCTTATGCAAAAGCTATGGCAATATATTATCCATTATGTGCATTCTATTTTGTAGTAGCATTTGCAGGTTATACTTATTTTTCTGGTGGCAAACCTGCAGTCAAGTCTTTCTTTAAAAATATTATTAACCCAACTATTACATCTATTGCCACTCAAAGTTCTATTGCCACACTCCCAGTTAATCTTGAAGCAGCAGAACGAATTGGAGTTCCCAAGGATATTCGTGAGATTATACTTCCTATAGGCGCAACAATGCATATGGATGGGACTGTAATCTCTTCTATTCTTAAAATTTCATTCCTATATGGAATTTTTAATCAAGATTTTTCAGGAATTGGAACATTTGTAATAGCAATTGCTATTTCAATATTAAGTGGAGTAGTAATGTCTGGTATCCCTGGTGGCGGACTAATTGGTGAGATGTTAATTGTTAATTTGTTTGGATTCCCACCAGAAGCTTTCCCTATTATTGCAACAATCGGATTCTTAGTAGATCCCCCAGCTACTTGTATAAATTCAACAGGAGATACCGTAGCTGCTATGATAGTAACAAGATTAATTGAAGGCAAGAACTGGATGAGTGAGACGTAG
- a CDS encoding metalloregulator ArsR/SmtB family transcription factor, with protein sequence MVKEKLELDKCDCTVIHEDVVEKVSKNMPDEEILYDLAELFKVFGDSTRVRILWALDEAEMCVCDIASVLNMTQSAISHQLRVLKQSRLVKNRREGKVVYYSLDDEHVKGIFDLGLMHIKED encoded by the coding sequence ATAGTGAAAGAAAAGTTAGAGCTGGATAAATGTGACTGTACAGTAATACATGAAGATGTAGTAGAAAAGGTGAGTAAGAATATGCCTGATGAAGAGATTCTATATGATTTAGCTGAATTATTTAAGGTGTTTGGTGATTCTACAAGGGTTAGAATACTTTGGGCTTTAGATGAAGCTGAAATGTGTGTTTGTGATATAGCCTCAGTACTTAATATGACCCAATCAGCCATTTCACACCAATTAAGAGTTTTAAAGCAATCAAGGCTTGTTAAAAATAGGCGAGAAGGTAAAGTAGTTTATTACTCATTAGATGATGAGCATGTAAAGGGAATATTTGATCTAGGATTAATGCATATAAAGGAAGATTAA
- a CDS encoding heavy metal translocating P-type ATPase encodes MISAVKKELILEGLDCANCSAKIEHEVNEIDGVSASINFMTKTLTLETSSDYDHKNLVEKVTSIVHKHEPDVRVLDKFKNNRLRKEFTLEGLGCASCAAKIETKINELNGVESASIDFMAKKLTIEIENRLKANEIISESKKIVNKIEPDVQVISLEEHSHSHDDGHSHDHNHGGQSEVKEQIIKILISGGLLILGSLLETTSLFNLLIFLMSYAVVGGEVLSRAVKNIRRGQIFDENFLMSIATVGAFFVGEYAEAVGVMLFYQVGELFQDIAVDKSRRSISALMDIRPDYANLIIDNDIKVVSPEDVNIGDIIVVKPGEKIPLDGKVIEGRSMVDTSALTGESVPRELEPGSDALSGFINNNGVLNIEVTKNFGESTVSKILDLVQNASSKKAPTENFITKFARYYTPAVVYGALALAIIPPFIIEGATFSEWIYRALIFLVISCPCALVISIPLGFFGGIGGASKRGVLVKGSNYLEALNHVETVVFDKTGTLTKGVFNVTEIQPESNFTEEELIEIAAFAESYSNHPIAKSVLKAYGKEVNKSLIESYDEIPGHGIRVVVESKEILAGNNKLMNKEDISYENVETIGTVIHVALDKDYVGYIIISDEIKEDSARAIKALNDLGIKKTVMLTGDTRLVGEKVGKELGLDEVYTELLPTDKVEKLEELFNQKSQKGKLVFVGDGINDAPVLARADIGIAMGGLGSDAAIEAADIVIMTDEPSKIAEAIKISNRTKKIVWQNIAFALGIKGIFLIMGAFGVATMWEAVFADVGVAVIAILNSMRVMK; translated from the coding sequence ATGATATCAGCGGTAAAAAAAGAATTAATATTAGAAGGTTTAGATTGTGCTAACTGCTCAGCTAAAATTGAGCATGAAGTCAATGAAATAGATGGAGTAAGTGCTTCAATTAATTTTATGACTAAAACATTAACATTGGAAACAAGTAGTGACTATGACCATAAGAACTTGGTCGAGAAGGTAACTTCTATAGTTCATAAGCATGAACCAGATGTAAGGGTTTTAGATAAATTTAAAAATAATAGATTAAGAAAAGAATTTACACTTGAAGGATTGGGATGCGCTAGCTGTGCCGCAAAAATTGAAACAAAGATAAATGAGTTAAACGGGGTAGAAAGTGCATCTATAGATTTTATGGCAAAGAAATTGACCATAGAAATAGAAAATAGGTTAAAAGCAAATGAAATTATAAGTGAATCTAAAAAAATTGTAAATAAAATAGAGCCAGATGTTCAGGTGATTAGTTTAGAAGAACATTCTCATTCACATGATGACGGACACTCCCATGACCATAATCACGGTGGACAATCAGAAGTAAAGGAACAGATTATAAAGATATTAATAAGTGGTGGTCTATTAATTTTAGGATCACTATTAGAAACTACATCGCTGTTTAATCTCCTAATATTCCTAATGTCATATGCAGTAGTTGGTGGAGAAGTATTATCAAGAGCAGTAAAAAACATAAGAAGAGGGCAGATTTTTGATGAAAACTTCCTAATGAGTATAGCTACTGTAGGTGCTTTCTTTGTAGGGGAATATGCAGAAGCAGTAGGGGTTATGCTCTTCTATCAAGTAGGAGAATTGTTCCAGGATATTGCAGTAGATAAATCAAGAAGGTCTATAAGTGCATTGATGGATATAAGGCCTGATTATGCTAATCTTATTATAGATAATGACATAAAGGTAGTTTCACCTGAGGATGTAAATATAGGGGATATAATAGTTGTAAAACCTGGGGAAAAGATTCCTCTTGATGGTAAGGTCATTGAAGGCAGATCAATGGTTGATACATCTGCATTGACAGGCGAATCAGTTCCTAGAGAATTAGAACCTGGTAGTGATGCATTGAGTGGATTTATTAACAATAATGGAGTATTAAATATAGAAGTTACTAAAAATTTTGGTGAATCAACTGTGTCTAAGATTTTGGATTTAGTTCAAAATGCAAGTAGCAAAAAGGCACCAACAGAAAACTTCATTACAAAATTTGCAAGGTATTATACACCAGCTGTTGTTTATGGTGCTTTAGCTTTAGCCATAATACCTCCATTTATAATAGAAGGCGCAACCTTCTCAGAATGGATATATAGAGCATTAATTTTCTTAGTAATTTCATGTCCTTGTGCATTGGTTATTTCGATTCCTTTAGGCTTCTTTGGTGGTATAGGAGGGGCTTCAAAGAGAGGAGTTCTAGTTAAGGGAAGCAATTATCTAGAGGCTTTAAACCATGTTGAAACTGTAGTATTTGACAAAACAGGAACTTTGACTAAGGGAGTATTTAATGTAACAGAAATTCAACCAGAAAGTAATTTCACTGAGGAAGAATTAATAGAAATTGCAGCATTTGCAGAAAGTTATTCTAACCATCCAATAGCAAAATCAGTATTGAAAGCTTATGGTAAAGAAGTTAATAAATCATTAATAGAAAGTTATGATGAGATTCCAGGCCATGGTATTCGAGTTGTAGTTGAAAGTAAGGAAATTCTAGCTGGAAATAATAAACTTATGAATAAAGAAGATATTTCTTATGAAAATGTAGAAACTATAGGTACTGTAATACATGTTGCATTAGATAAAGATTATGTAGGGTATATAATAATTTCAGATGAGATAAAAGAGGATTCGGCTAGAGCAATTAAGGCATTAAATGATCTAGGAATAAAGAAGACAGTTATGCTGACTGGAGACACTAGATTAGTTGGTGAAAAGGTAGGTAAGGAATTAGGTTTAGATGAAGTATATACAGAATTATTACCAACAGATAAAGTAGAAAAATTAGAAGAATTATTTAATCAAAAATCACAAAAAGGAAAGCTTGTATTTGTAGGTGATGGAATCAATGATGCACCTGTACTTGCAAGAGCGGATATCGGTATTGCAATGGGCGGCCTTGGATCTGATGCAGCAATAGAAGCAGCAGACATTGTAATTATGACAGATGAGCCTTCGAAGATAGCAGAGGCAATAAAGATATCAAATAGAACTAAAAAAATAGTATGGCAAAATATAGCATTTGCATTAGGTATTAAGGGAATATTTCTTATAATGGGAGCCTTTGGTGTAGCAACAATGTGGGAAGCAGTATTTGCGGATGTAGGTGTAGCGGTAATTGCTATACTAAACTCCATGCGTGTAATGAAATAG
- the thpR gene encoding RNA 2',3'-cyclic phosphodiesterase: MRLFIAINFKETAKDKILKISDEVKRFSEKGKFVNRDHIHLTLEFLGEVDESKLELIRNAMDMIKEAPFIMELSKIGFFKRRDGDIYWLGIKENKSLINLQSELHKYLLEQGFTLEDRPYKPHLTIGRRVVMSDNFNIESYSNQIENIRIEVNKIDLMKSENIKGKLIYTNMYTKILN; encoded by the coding sequence ATGAGATTATTTATAGCTATCAATTTTAAAGAGACTGCTAAGGACAAAATTCTTAAAATTTCTGATGAAGTAAAAAGGTTCTCTGAGAAAGGGAAATTTGTGAATAGGGATCATATACATCTTACACTAGAATTTTTAGGAGAAGTAGATGAGAGCAAGCTAGAACTAATAAGAAATGCCATGGACATGATAAAAGAAGCGCCATTTATCATGGAGTTATCGAAGATAGGATTTTTTAAACGTAGAGATGGAGATATATATTGGTTAGGTATTAAGGAAAATAAGTCTCTTATTAATCTGCAGTCTGAACTGCATAAATATTTATTAGAGCAAGGATTTACTTTGGAGGATAGACCGTATAAGCCACATCTTACTATTGGGAGACGTGTTGTTATGAGTGATAATTTTAATATAGAATCATATTCTAATCAAATAGAAAATATCAGAATTGAAGTGAATAAAATAGACCTTATGAAATCTGAAAATATAAAGGGAAAATTAATATATACAAATATGTACACTAAAATATTAAATTAA